Below is a genomic region from Cygnus atratus isolate AKBS03 ecotype Queensland, Australia chromosome 19, CAtr_DNAZoo_HiC_assembly, whole genome shotgun sequence.
TTTCGTATGCATAAACAGATTAAATCAAGTAAAAATGGGCATCCATTACATATATTCAGTCAAATTAGACATTAAGTGAACAGTCAGAGCACATGATGGCCATCTGTAGTAGTTCTTCAGTGTTGCAGAGAAATGTGTTAATCCCTACTCATTTCCATtgctagaaaaaataatttaagatacACTTAACAAATATAGTTTACTTTTTTAGTACGTTAGCTTACTCTTTAGCCATTGCCAGGAGTAAGCCAGTAACTTTCACAGGAAATTCAGTATTATCAATACAGTAGCAAGAGTGTTTCGTCACCCTGTAAGATCCTAAAGAACGTGTAAATGTGTACGAAAACCTCAAAAGTAGCATTTGATTATCCAGACACTTCATTTCTTGTTCATGGTACTCGACTTTACAGAACCTGAAGCTTTGATtactttcaaaacagtttttataaGGTTTTCTGCTAGTAACAAACGGACATGTTAACAACAATGGCACAGTATTTTTCACAAAGCATTAAAGTAAGACTAGCTAaagattattttccttgaagaaCTACGATCAATTAAGATtacataaaaattaagtaaCATTTATGAGGCATCAGGGCAAGTAACAGCACATCAACCTGCTACTGCAACAGGTAGTGGACTTTAATCTTATAACAAAGaagaatcaaaagaaaaaaatatagacttcatagttttcatttgttctctcTCTAGATGGCAAGAAAccattacaattattttaatttgctctGCAAACAGTAAGATCAGGGCAGAAGCTTTTGTTGAGATGGAATAAAGTACACGGCTGTCCTATTTTGCACTGATCACAGGCAGACTGGATGTTGTATTGTCTCCGATAACTGGACTGAATCCAAGATAGACCCGACACTTACAGAATACTCTTTCCCCCCATGTTATTTGGGCACCTCTCAAATAGAGATTAATCTTGTTCTGCTACGTGTATTCTTAAGCatcaaaaaaagcagaattcgACTACAGCAAATTCTGTGAGGAAAAGGAATCAGAGAATATAAGAGCAAGTCTTCCCAGAAGACAGTCTTCTCTACACATCCAAAGAGAACTAGCTGTTTGAATTTGAGATTAGCAAATacaatcttttaaatatttcaaaagcacaGCATGTTAAAACAACTTTCATTACACTTTGTGGAATACCAGTACCAACAACCTCTACATGAAATCATTATAAGCTACTCAAACGCAGTCTCTtaacatgggggaaaaaaaaagtacatccaAAGCATATATACACGCTGCtaccaaggaaagaaagcagtgaagTAGCAACTTCTTTATACAAGAGCTTCACAAAGAATCTTGCTAATTGAAATAGCCCAAAACATTAGCTTGCactaagatttattttcaactGAAAAGACTTCCAAAGCCACCAAAGCCTTACTAGGAGACCCTTTGGTCTTTTTACTCTGAACTCGCATGGTTTTCTTCATGCAAACTGATTTACTGGAGATACAGTACTGCAAGTTACTCAAAAAATATCTAAGaatcaaatgatttttctttttgcagattatgaatatatatatgtctgtCTTCACCCAAAGCATATATGCACCTACAGCCTTGTCTTAGAGTTATGTAATTCAAGAAACGGAGTGTGCAGGAGTAGCTACCAGATGAAACACTTTCCAAATACTGTAATAATGGAACCTAAACGAACTGATTATCAGTCCACAGAACCACAAGGTTGCATTGCACTACATAAATACTGACCAAATGCCCCCAAAAAAGCCAAGAAACTATAAGCAAGGTCAAAACAGGGTATTACAACtgtttctttcagtgaagaCCAACCAGTCCCTTTGTGTACACATTTAGTTTTATTGTAACAAAGCAACTTGTACACTTTAACGTTTAAAACTgagcatctttctttcctttccagtgaaacaaaaaaaaaaaagaatttaaaaataaacaagaacaaaattacAATAGAGAATGTCAATTCCAAATAAGATCCTACAGGTTCTGCTCTGATTCTCCATCAAGTGGCAGGGCTCAAAGTCATCATTAggagaagattttattttaaaagtgtcatCTTAAACTGCGAGGATGTTTGTTAAACATCACAATTAAACATGCCAAAGGAGAAGAAGCCATGTTGTCAAAATGCCCACTTAACCCACCCAAACATCTGAAACCCACCCCAGCTGACCTTCTAtaaccccatttttttttatttttctttttttttttaaacaagagaaaGTAGACAGATACATGTTGGTAAATGCTAACTGTCCATATTCACATAGAGACACAGTGTAATCTCTGAGCCCAATatacagagaaagaaggaaaaaagctagATTCTATGCACTACTACACAGGGGCCTAGCACTCTTCAGCTTCCAGCAGAGTGAAGGGAGcagaaggttttcttttttcccacaGAACATGGTGTGTTGATTCcataaacagtttttgttttgagacAGAAAGGGATAAAAATGAACTTGAAACAGAAACCGGTAGATTCTTTTCCACTGTGTTCTGCTCAAGGTatttcccccaaaataaattGTGAACCATGGtgtagaggagagaaaaagagacctCAAGAGAACAAGGCGACtgagcacaagaaaaaaaagacagcaacttGCTCCCAGGGactggagaaaaattaaaaaggtaaaaagggggggggggggttggaatcCATCAGTGTTCAATTAGTCGTCTTCTCCTTCATCCTCCTGTTGAAAGATAAGCAACAATTAAAAGTTATCTAATCACAAAGCTTCAGATAGCACGAACTTTTAAATGCAATAGCCAGAACGTTTTGCTACCCAAGAGACCGCAGCCCTACAGTATTACTCATGAtgatctctctccctcttcacTAAGGAACACTAGTAACACTTGCCATGAATATCGATCCATGTAAAAGTCAGTTAATACTGGATGTCGCAGTGAAAAACACATCAGGCATATTAGAAAAAGAATTACCATGACTTAAAAATCACTAGAAATATTaacataaatttaatttttagaaagaatatttagaatatttagTAATATTCTAGGCTACAACTCATTATTCAGCATACAGAGTGTCTGGTGCCACAACAGCCCTCCTACCTCCACAACCAGAAACAAAGACATGCTAATGCTAAGCCTTAAGTTACCAACACCTTGAATGGTGTCTCTGGAAACCCACTTGCTGCTACAAAAAACTGCTAATTCCTGAACCCAAAGTGTCTTGGCTAAGTTGGCAGTAAGCCAAAATAAACCGACAGGTGGGAGGATGACAGAACTGGATGCATCAGCAAGAGCTTTTTACAAGTAAAATTTTGCTAGAAAGttcactgaagaaattttgTTAAGCTAGAACAGACGCTAATATCCTAAATCATCTGGAGCACCTTCCTTGCAAGAAGTTCACTaacattatttatttgcagTCTCATGTACACAAATATAATCATCACTACACTGAAACCGTGCCACAAATTAAGGCACTAACAGTTTTGCTCCTCTCCTCCAACAACTCTGTCAAGGATTTTACACAAAACAACTACTTTACCTTTGTACCAATGGCTCAATATCCTTACAAGAAGGTCCCTCATAATTTCTTATTCTCATACACCAGAGATAGAAGAGGTAAAGGCTGAATGCTCACCTCGCCTTCCTCTCcctcatcatcatcttcatcttcttccccCTCATCTTCATCTCCTTCTTCATCAATATCCTCCaatccttcttcctcttcatcatcGTCATcatcctcctctccttccccttcttcatCATCCATATCAGGAACCTTAAAGACACACATGTGACATTAACTACAGTGATCAAATTCGCTTTTACCTGCGCAGTGCTTTTGTGGATATGGAGCAACAACGCAGTGCTATACTTACCAAGTAGTACTGCAGTGGATTTGGCCAGATGTCATCCTTGATGACTTCTCCTAGTTCATCAGCCCCTGCATCAGAGTGGTCAGTGAACCAGGTAAAGAAACTTTCTGGCTCTTCATGCTGCCTCTTCCTACTGGCTTTGTTCTGTGTCTGGCTTGAACGTTTTGTCAGATCCTGAAAAGAAAGTTGAGAAGCTCCCTAAAGAAGCGGTATTTACATTGTGCCccacctgcctttttttttttttttttttttaaagcaagcacCATTTAGAAACATACATGTTTAAACAACTACAAGAAGTCACTTACTCCCTCTTTCAGGGACAAATCTTAAAGACACAATTAGAACCCAAAGGACTAATAGCAAAAGGTATCACTCAGCAGTAAACCCACCTGCTTCTTTTAATGCCTTccactgaaatactgaaaattcacaggatcttgcattttctttgtttccctgCCACAGGGAAGCCCAAGTATGACAAGTATTTAATGAAATGCCAAACTTTTAAAGATCTCACGATAGCTTAATACTACTCCAAGAGTTGTTATTGTAGTTAAATGCTACAACTGCTACATAAACACACAATTTAAGAAACACTCAAGCTCCACACCTCGAAGCTCTGTCCTTAACTTAATAGCGAGACGAAGAACCGCCTCGTGATCTTAACCCAAGATTTCCTGCTTTGAAGTCTTAAGGCCATTCGTTGTAGTAAACGAATAAAAATTTGCACAAGCCACTAAAACATATGGTCATGAGAAAATACATCCACTACCTTACCCCAGAAGTTTGGCAAGTTTGCAACACTGTTTGCtaagtttgaaaagaaagcaattctCCTCTATTTAAATCTATTCTTTCTTTGGTCATAAGGTAACTCCAAACTCCCaatgtttgctttcttgatAGAATCACAACATACatagggttttattttttaatgaagaatagCACCAAAATTCACATTAATTTTGTGATATATTATAAGACCATTCAGCTGCTTCGTTCAGGACTGTGATTTCTGTACAATAGGAAACGCTCCAGttctcagtgaaaaaaagattttcttgtcCTGATGGTGACAAAACAAGCAGCAGTGTAAATGCAACCCCCAGTTCTACTTTTAAATACTCATTTCAAAACCTTTAGGATAAAATGAAAGGGCTCCCAACTATTACAGAAACTACAGAACATTAATTTGGTTTGAATACTGTCTGGGTAATAGATACGCCCACATTATTGTGTGGATACTACTTCTCTAAAGACATGGTGTCTGGAAgggaaattaagaaaaacagaaaaattagacAACCCCTATCTGCCCCACCCCTCCCAACCCCACTGTCCTTGGAATTCCTAATTTCACAATTaccttaaaacaacaaaatacagcCTAGATCCATTCCAAAGAGAGACAAACTAGAGTACTTGTCAATCTCTCCATCTGGTCGTACTTGTACTTTCACTGTTTTAATTGTGGTGCTCAACTGAACTGAGAGAATTCACTACAGATCTCCACGTAAATGGTGTATGCCAAACCTCGCATGAACTACATATATAGAAAAGTGGgaagggggtggagggaagaagaggcagcttcaattaagaaaagaagaaaaagaagaaagtaaaaggaacataaatgaaagcaaaagtatCATATAGAGCAGCAATTATCTCTCCCAGGTGCACAGATACGTACCTTCCCAGATTTCCATTTGATCTCAGTTGATTTTGAAGATGGGTCTCCACTTTCATTCAGATGAAACTCTTTGGAgagaactttattttcaaagtatgGATTCTCATCAAAATACTGCAGATTTGAAAGCAAAGAGTTAGAACCCACAAACATAAGCATACATGTGCCAAGTCAAATCATCTTACTAAACGGATAACTGAAGAGATTAAGTTACAAACTACAACCCAGTATACGGCTACattcaaaacagcagcaaagtcacaagtgaataaatatttaatatactcACAAAATCTATTCTGTAACCTGATTTGATGTCTTCAAATTCTGTCACCTCAACTCTGGTCAAATAATGCAGTGCTTCTTCGTCTTCTTCTCCCAGCAGTGCAGATACTAGGATAGAATCAGTAGTCCCACATTAACAAAGTTATGAAATGTGTGTCATGGACACGAAATACAGGAAATTGACATTATATACAATGTGAAAAGCAACATTTGTCCAAGCTGACTTCTTGTGGCCCATTTTTTGAGATAGCAGCCAACAGACTATTAGCATCTTTGTGATTTTGCTGAGATAACATTACATTTGCTTGTTGCAGTTCATTAACAAGCAGCATCTATCTATTCTTCTCTCTAAAACAGATTTCCAGATATGTGGTTTGCCCAACGTAGGCAGTGTATGGACTTGTTTTTTGGTCCTCTTGCAAACAGCACATTGTCAACAGTCCTAAGGACATCaccccaaattaaaaaataaaataaaatacc
It encodes:
- the SET gene encoding protein SET — encoded protein: MSAPAAKVSKKELNSNHDGADETSEKEQQEAIEHIDEVQNEIDRLNEQASEEILKVEQKYNKLRQPFFQKRSELIAKIPNFWVTTFVNHPQVSALLGEEDEEALHYLTRVEVTEFEDIKSGYRIDFYFDENPYFENKVLSKEFHLNESGDPSSKSTEIKWKSGKDLTKRSSQTQNKASRKRQHEEPESFFTWFTDHSDAGADELGEVIKDDIWPNPLQYYLVPDMDDEEGEGEEDDDDDEEEEGLEDIDEEGDEDEGEEDEDDDEGEEGEEDEGEDD